From Myxococcales bacterium, the proteins below share one genomic window:
- a CDS encoding tetratricopeptide repeat protein yields MGTARADEPETSAHAEAQKHFGKARELYGQGNYKDARVELLEARKLDPQSKELVFNLGVVCEKLVLLDEALEQFRAYRTMPDVTDAERSKADAIILRLEGAKKQLDEQKKPEPEVKVIVVPEKPKEPEGPPPKGRIDAATIAAAGIGVVGLGVGTVFGLKAMGERPSGFVTGRDGSYADLVAKTDSAHTSAIVSDIGFAVGVVGVAAAAVLYFARPKILPQKVALAPTFGTGQGGLVLVGGFQ; encoded by the coding sequence GTGGGCACGGCCCGCGCCGACGAGCCCGAGACCTCCGCCCACGCGGAGGCCCAAAAACACTTCGGCAAGGCACGTGAGCTCTACGGCCAGGGCAACTACAAGGACGCCCGCGTCGAGCTGCTCGAGGCGCGCAAGCTCGACCCGCAGTCGAAGGAGCTCGTGTTCAACCTCGGCGTCGTCTGCGAGAAGCTCGTCCTCCTCGACGAGGCCCTCGAGCAGTTCCGCGCCTACCGCACCATGCCCGACGTGACCGACGCAGAGCGCAGCAAGGCCGACGCCATCATCTTGCGCCTCGAAGGGGCGAAGAAGCAGCTCGACGAGCAAAAGAAGCCCGAGCCCGAGGTGAAGGTGATCGTCGTCCCCGAGAAGCCCAAGGAGCCCGAGGGCCCGCCCCCGAAGGGCCGCATCGACGCCGCGACGATCGCGGCCGCGGGCATCGGCGTGGTCGGTCTCGGCGTCGGCACGGTGTTCGGGCTCAAGGCCATGGGCGAGCGCCCCTCGGGATTCGTGACCGGTCGCGACGGCTCCTACGCCGACCTGGTCGCCAAGACCGACTCGGCCCACACTTCCGCGATCGTGTCCGACATCGGCTTCGCCGTGGGCGTCGTCGGGGTGGCCGCGGCCGCCGTGCTCTACTTCGCGCGCCCGAAGATCCTGCCCCAGAAGGTCGCACTTGCACCCACATTTGGCACCGGCCAGGGTGGGCTCGTGCTGGTCGGAGGGTTCCAATGA
- a CDS encoding adenylate/guanylate cyclase domain-containing protein, producing MTDMNALFALRTLVDEAIEVALVRHESLAELLSTLLPKVCAHVGGEVLFIETYGDDLALTERIHPAEAWLPERDEVIAATSEARRELVSMPVHGGHLVAQPLDVAGAWFGRMALVVPEGASIEQARASLSLVAEVLDNHLFSIRAAREKQLVMMRVGDALRHRVLGEGLAGAVDILGSVVPLDRMVLVYTTEEGGDRARLQVRVFEGREPAKDPTGGVSPEELRSLGRAFLAGESNGLLERFGIHAAHEEVLINGITNSVLVGKVVATAKGGAFNTFDRDLIASFAGFIRQRVVDFNKEWRALASSFRPDDVARLLQSDDYTHAYLSPREAEVAIVYMDISGFTRISEQILRTPAHVAAFVEKWSERAVDLVWKHGGVFDKMVGDCIIALFGPPFYDTSPEERLSAAIRCAKDIRAMTDRIPEEDEFALLRGSGVGVATGVNLAPLFVGQFGPNANFTGFSSGMNNTARLQGCATRGQILVMEDAAKRLAPGRYTFGPVGSMQVKNVKDPLRFLPLEEPSEPT from the coding sequence ATGACCGACATGAACGCCCTCTTCGCACTCCGCACCCTCGTCGACGAGGCGATCGAGGTCGCCCTGGTGAGGCACGAGAGCCTCGCCGAGCTCTTGTCCACGCTCCTCCCCAAGGTGTGCGCTCACGTCGGCGGCGAGGTGCTCTTCATCGAGACCTACGGCGACGACCTCGCCCTCACCGAGCGCATCCACCCCGCGGAGGCCTGGCTCCCCGAGCGCGACGAGGTGATCGCGGCCACGTCCGAGGCGCGGCGCGAGCTCGTGTCGATGCCCGTCCACGGAGGGCATCTCGTCGCGCAGCCGCTCGACGTCGCCGGAGCGTGGTTCGGCCGCATGGCGCTCGTCGTCCCCGAAGGAGCTTCGATCGAACAGGCCAGGGCGAGCCTCTCGCTCGTGGCCGAGGTGCTCGACAACCACCTCTTCTCGATCCGCGCGGCGCGCGAAAAACAGCTCGTGATGATGCGCGTGGGCGACGCCCTCCGGCACAGGGTGCTCGGGGAGGGGCTCGCCGGCGCCGTCGACATCCTCGGCAGCGTCGTTCCCCTCGATCGCATGGTGCTCGTCTACACGACCGAGGAGGGAGGAGATCGAGCACGCCTTCAGGTGCGCGTCTTCGAGGGCCGCGAGCCCGCAAAAGACCCGACGGGCGGCGTGAGCCCCGAGGAGCTCCGGTCCCTCGGCCGGGCGTTCCTCGCCGGCGAGTCGAACGGCCTCCTCGAGCGCTTCGGCATCCACGCGGCCCACGAAGAGGTGCTCATCAACGGCATCACCAACAGCGTGCTGGTCGGAAAGGTCGTCGCCACGGCGAAAGGCGGGGCCTTCAACACCTTCGACCGCGATCTCATCGCGAGCTTCGCCGGGTTCATCCGCCAGCGTGTCGTCGACTTCAACAAGGAGTGGCGCGCCCTCGCGAGCTCGTTCCGCCCGGACGACGTCGCGCGGCTCCTCCAATCGGACGACTACACCCACGCCTACCTCTCGCCGCGCGAAGCCGAGGTGGCGATCGTGTACATGGATATCTCCGGATTTACTCGCATTTCCGAGCAGATTCTCCGCACCCCCGCGCACGTCGCGGCCTTCGTCGAGAAGTGGAGCGAGCGCGCGGTCGATCTCGTTTGGAAGCACGGAGGCGTCTTCGACAAGATGGTCGGCGACTGCATCATCGCGCTCTTCGGCCCGCCCTTCTACGACACGTCCCCCGAAGAGCGCCTCTCGGCTGCGATCCGCTGCGCGAAGGACATCCGCGCGATGACCGACCGCATCCCCGAAGAAGACGAGTTCGCCCTCCTGCGCGGCTCGGGCGTCGGCGTCGCCACCGGCGTGAACCTCGCTCCCCTCTTCGTCGGCCAGTTCGGCCCGAACGCGAACTTCACGGGCTTCTCGAGCGGAATGAACAACACGGCCAGGCTGCAAGGGTGCGCCACCCGCGGCCAGATCCTGGTCATGGAAGACGCCGCCAAGCGCCTCGCTCCGGGCCGATACACCTTCGGCCCCGTGGGGAGCATGCAGGTCAAAAACGTGAAGGATCCTCTACGGTTCTTGCCCCTCGAAGAGCCGAGCGAGCCGACCTGA
- the thrC gene encoding threonine synthase, whose product MYSASFRCFSGCAGVHPLSLAEPVCPTCGGLLEVVHDEGALAAHEDWKATFDARAGRGLGLDGSGVWGFREWVLPGVATENVVTLGEGKSPLTHAARYGKRIGVPELYVKQCGTSHTGSFKDLGMTALVSAVADARAKGELSVTALACASTGDTSAALAAYGAAAGIPVVVLLPRGKISTAQLVQPLAHGARVLALATDFDGCMTIVKELSRRRLVYLANSMNPLRIEGQKTVALEIARQLGWDVPDFVVLPSGNLGNASALHAGFGMLVRLGLVARMPRLVVAQAAAANPLVRAYREGKGVVENLRAGDTLATAIRIGAPVSAPRAMRAMEAMNGIAEDATEAEIAHAAFDADTTGLYVCPHTAVALVATRKLRERGVIREHDRVVVVSTASGLKFTELKVGTHEGTLPEGVNVRAPNRPTELPADVDVVAEHLAQPNVSQNP is encoded by the coding sequence GTGTACTCCGCATCGTTTCGCTGCTTCTCCGGTTGCGCCGGCGTCCACCCGCTCTCGCTCGCGGAGCCCGTGTGCCCCACGTGCGGGGGGCTGCTCGAGGTCGTGCACGACGAGGGCGCGCTCGCCGCACACGAGGACTGGAAGGCCACGTTCGACGCCCGCGCGGGCCGAGGGCTCGGGCTCGATGGGTCCGGGGTCTGGGGCTTCCGCGAGTGGGTCTTGCCCGGCGTCGCCACCGAGAACGTCGTGACGCTCGGAGAGGGCAAGTCGCCCCTCACGCACGCCGCGCGCTACGGCAAGCGCATCGGGGTGCCCGAGCTCTACGTGAAGCAGTGCGGCACCTCGCACACGGGCTCGTTCAAGGACCTCGGCATGACCGCCCTCGTGAGCGCCGTCGCGGACGCCCGGGCGAAGGGCGAGCTGTCCGTGACGGCCCTCGCCTGCGCGAGCACCGGCGACACGTCGGCGGCCCTCGCGGCCTACGGGGCGGCCGCCGGCATCCCGGTCGTCGTGCTGCTGCCGAGAGGGAAAATCTCGACCGCGCAGCTCGTCCAACCCCTCGCGCACGGCGCGAGGGTGCTCGCCCTCGCCACCGACTTCGACGGCTGCATGACCATCGTCAAGGAGCTCTCGCGGCGGCGCCTCGTCTACCTCGCGAACAGCATGAACCCCTTGCGCATCGAGGGCCAAAAGACGGTCGCCCTCGAGATCGCGCGCCAGCTCGGCTGGGACGTGCCCGACTTCGTGGTGCTCCCGAGCGGGAACCTCGGGAACGCCTCGGCCCTCCACGCCGGCTTCGGCATGCTCGTTCGGCTAGGGCTCGTCGCGCGCATGCCCCGGCTCGTCGTCGCCCAGGCCGCCGCCGCGAACCCGCTCGTCCGTGCGTACCGCGAGGGCAAGGGCGTCGTCGAGAATCTCCGCGCAGGCGACACGCTCGCGACCGCGATTCGCATCGGGGCTCCGGTGAGCGCGCCTCGGGCGATGCGCGCCATGGAGGCGATGAACGGCATCGCCGAGGACGCGACCGAGGCCGAGATCGCCCACGCCGCGTTCGACGCCGACACGACCGGGCTCTACGTCTGCCCTCACACCGCCGTCGCGCTGGTCGCGACGCGAAAGCTACGCGAGCGCGGCGTCATCCGCGAGCACGACCGCGTCGTCGTCGTCTCGACCGCCAGCGGCCTCAAGTTCACCGAGCTCAAGGTCGGTACCCACGAGGGCACGCTGCCCGAGGGGGTCAACGTGCGCGCGCCGAACCGCCCGACCGAGCTCCCGGCCGACGTCGACGTGGTCGCCGAGCACCTCGCGCAGCCGAACGTCAGTCAAAATCCTTAG
- a CDS encoding flippase-like domain-containing protein: MSLAAPDRPQRRTAPVATLVKVLGSVAGVLVTALLLYELGPRALADAMAPALSTLPFCFAIEAARIGLETAATAHALGPWAKRVPPLRLYAIHVATTAVAQIVPMPRPAAEATKASLLAPYGVPVTAAASSGATLQAATFLSVATMSLVCAAFVRDGAGVPLRAVLFANAALLGVLGVGIRALVRSEGVARATAERFPRLAGGIAEMREESLRGALVPVWPSLLLFVSMSLAVVEIAIVGRAMGVRGGASSAFAAFGAQLVAATVAVAVPGQLGAREASFSMAAGALGTTKVLAAGISTFTHGVQLVVALVGFGVLLASRAGRQTPSPT, from the coding sequence GTGTCGCTCGCGGCGCCTGACCGCCCGCAGCGCCGGACCGCCCCGGTCGCCACGCTCGTCAAGGTCTTGGGCTCGGTCGCGGGTGTCCTGGTCACCGCGCTCCTCTTGTACGAGCTCGGGCCACGCGCGCTCGCCGACGCCATGGCCCCTGCCCTGTCGACGCTGCCGTTCTGCTTCGCCATCGAGGCGGCGCGCATCGGCCTCGAGACGGCCGCTACGGCTCACGCGCTCGGGCCGTGGGCGAAGCGGGTCCCTCCGCTCCGCCTCTACGCGATCCACGTGGCGACCACCGCCGTCGCGCAGATCGTGCCCATGCCACGCCCCGCCGCGGAGGCCACGAAGGCCTCGCTCCTCGCCCCGTACGGCGTCCCCGTGACGGCAGCCGCATCTTCCGGCGCGACGCTCCAGGCCGCCACGTTCCTCTCGGTCGCGACGATGAGCCTCGTCTGCGCTGCCTTCGTTCGGGACGGCGCCGGTGTCCCGCTGCGGGCGGTGCTCTTCGCGAACGCCGCGCTGCTCGGGGTCCTCGGGGTGGGAATCCGCGCGCTCGTCCGGTCCGAGGGCGTCGCTCGGGCCACGGCCGAGAGGTTCCCTCGCCTCGCGGGAGGTATCGCCGAGATGCGCGAGGAGAGCCTGCGCGGCGCCCTCGTGCCGGTGTGGCCGTCCCTCCTGCTGTTCGTCAGCATGAGCCTGGCGGTGGTCGAGATCGCCATCGTCGGCCGAGCGATGGGCGTCCGCGGTGGAGCGAGCTCGGCGTTCGCGGCGTTCGGAGCTCAGCTCGTCGCGGCCACGGTAGCCGTCGCGGTCCCGGGCCAGCTCGGCGCACGCGAGGCCTCGTTTTCCATGGCCGCGGGTGCTTTGGGCACCACCAAGGTGCTCGCCGCCGGCATTTCGACGTTCACCCATGGGGTCCAGCTCGTCGTGGCCCTCGTCGGCTTCGGCGTGCTCCTCGCGTCTCGGGCGGGCCGGCAGACACCTTCTCCCACCTGA
- the thiC gene encoding phosphomethylpyrimidine synthase ThiC: protein MRANWTAPRKGQPNVTQMHFARKGIVTEEMRFVAEREKVEAELVRSEVARGRLVIPANIEHENLEPMGIGIALSCKVNANIGNSAVTGNAEGELRKLAVCMKYGADTVMDLSTGGDIDGIRKTLVQASKVPLGTVPIYQALQARKNVKSLTADDLIDMLEHQAKQGVDYFTIHAGVLVEYLPLVKNRITGIVSRGGSIMAQWMLEHHKQNPFYTHWDKVLEICAKYDVTISAGDGLRPGCLADASDAAQFAELKTLGELTRRAWEKDVQVMIEGPGHVPFDQIEMNVKKQMELCHEAPFYVLGPLVTDIAPGYDHITSAIGATMAGTAGAAMLCYVTPKEHLGLPDEDDVRQGLIAYKIAAHAADIARKRPGARDRDDALSRARYAFDWKEQFRLSLDPDTAQSMHDATLPDEYFKTAEFCSMCGPKFCSMHINREVEAYNQKLDEAQKSGKRTLDIFQAR, encoded by the coding sequence ATGAGAGCCAACTGGACCGCCCCCCGCAAAGGTCAGCCGAACGTCACCCAAATGCACTTCGCCCGGAAAGGCATCGTGACGGAGGAAATGCGGTTCGTCGCGGAGCGCGAGAAGGTCGAAGCCGAGCTCGTCCGTTCGGAGGTGGCGCGAGGCCGGCTCGTGATCCCGGCCAACATCGAGCACGAGAACCTCGAGCCGATGGGTATCGGCATCGCCCTCTCGTGCAAGGTCAACGCGAACATCGGGAACAGCGCGGTCACCGGAAACGCCGAAGGGGAGCTCCGCAAGCTCGCCGTCTGCATGAAATACGGCGCCGACACGGTCATGGACCTGTCGACGGGTGGCGACATCGACGGAATCCGCAAGACGCTCGTGCAGGCGTCCAAGGTGCCGCTCGGCACGGTGCCCATCTACCAGGCGCTCCAGGCGCGCAAGAACGTCAAGTCGCTCACGGCCGACGACCTCATCGACATGCTCGAGCACCAGGCGAAGCAGGGCGTCGACTACTTCACCATCCACGCGGGTGTGCTCGTCGAGTACCTCCCGCTCGTGAAAAACCGCATCACGGGCATCGTGTCGCGCGGTGGCTCGATCATGGCGCAGTGGATGCTCGAGCACCACAAGCAGAACCCGTTCTACACCCACTGGGACAAGGTCCTCGAGATCTGCGCCAAGTACGACGTGACCATCTCGGCGGGCGACGGTCTCCGCCCCGGGTGCCTCGCGGACGCGAGCGACGCCGCCCAGTTCGCGGAGCTCAAGACGCTCGGCGAGCTGACGAGGCGCGCCTGGGAGAAGGACGTGCAGGTCATGATCGAAGGCCCCGGCCACGTGCCGTTCGACCAGATCGAGATGAACGTGAAGAAGCAGATGGAGCTCTGCCACGAGGCGCCGTTCTACGTGCTCGGTCCGCTCGTGACCGACATCGCCCCCGGCTACGACCACATCACGAGCGCGATCGGCGCGACCATGGCCGGCACCGCGGGCGCCGCCATGCTCTGCTACGTGACGCCGAAGGAGCACCTCGGCCTGCCCGACGAGGACGACGTGCGCCAGGGGCTCATCGCCTACAAAATTGCCGCTCACGCGGCCGACATCGCGCGCAAGCGTCCCGGCGCCCGCGACCGCGACGACGCCCTCTCGCGTGCGCGTTACGCCTTCGATTGGAAGGAGCAATTCCGCCTCTCCCTCGACCCCGACACGGCTCAGTCGATGCACGACGCCACGCTCCCGGACGAGTACTTCAAGACCGCCGAGTTCTGCTCGATGTGCGGCCCGAAGTTCTGCTCGATGCACATCAACCGCGAGGTCGAGGCCTACAACCAGAAGCTCGACGAGGCGCAGAAGTCCGGCAAGCGGACGCTCGACATCTTTCAGGCGCGGTGA